TCCTCGCCGATCAACACTATACCACTATCACCACCATGCTGCAAAATCTGCCGCTAAAAGTGGCGTTGCTCAAGGGTGGAAACTACAAAGGCAAATCCGCTTTGAAGACCGAGCTCGCGGAGGGAAACATCGACCTCCTGATCGGCACCCATGCTTTGATTCAAAGCGACGTCAGTTTCAAACAACTCGGCTTTGTGGCGGTGGACGAACAACACCGTTTTGGCGTTCAGCAACGCGCCATGCTTGCCAGAAAGGATGCGCATCCCGACCTGCTCTATCTTTCCGCCACTCCGATCCCCCGTTCGCTTTCGATGACCGTCTATGGCGATCTAGAAGTCAGCACCATCGATGAAATGCCTCCCAACCGCAAACCCGTGCAGACCTATATCCGTTCCAACAACAAGATCGATCTCGTCTATAATGAAACGCGTAAGGAACTGGCTCAGGGCAGGCAGGTCTATATCGTCTGTCCCTTGATCGAGGAATCCGACAAGATCGATCTACTGGATGCTGAGAGGCTCTATAAACACATATCCGTCAAGGTCTTCCCAGAATACAAGAGCGCGTTGTTGCATGGCAGAATGCCCTCCCAGGAGAAAGACCGGATCATGCTCGAATTTAAACGTGGAGAGCATCAGATCCTCGTATCCACCACCGTGATCGAAGTGGGAATGGACGTTCCCAACGCTTCGGTGATGATCGTTGAACACGCGGAACGCTTTGGTCTGGCGCAGCTACATCAATTACGCGGAAGGGTGGGACGCGGCGCAAAGCAATCCTGGTGCTATCTGATCGAGCATTTCCCGGTCGGCAAGATCGCCCGCGAACGTCTCAGCACACTTGCCGGCAGCACGGACGGGTTTGTCATCGCGGAAAAAGATTTGGAGCTGCGCGGACCTGGCGAGTTCTTTGGCACCGAGCAATCCGGCATGCCAGGCTTTCGCTTTGCCAGCCTGATCCGCGATCAGCATATTCTCAAACTCGCAAGAAATGACGCTTTTGAGATCATCTCCGCCGATCCTGATTTGAGCAGCGAAGCAAACGCCGAGATTAAAAAACTCTATGCCCTCCAATATACTGAAAAAGAAAAGCTTATCCTCTATTAAAGCACTCTATGAAATTAAAATAGTTGACTAAATCCCCCTCCCAAGATTGCGTGCAAAAAAACCAACACTTGAGGTACCCATGAAAAAGCTGACGCTATTCATCTCGCTGATCTTGGCTCTGGGCATACTGTCCGCCCTGAAGTTCGATGCGGACTTCTTTCAATCCAAGACCATCATCGCATGTTTCACCAAAGATGCCATCGGCAATGATGCCGGAACAATAGATTTTTCCCTTGAAAACAGTATAGTGAGAACCGGTATAAGCTCATTCAACGAGCTGGCAACGATGTATCGCTTTACCGGGCTGGATCAAATGCACGCCTACGTCAAGGTTCCCACCTGGAACGACAATGGCGTCTATCTGCAAAACCTATATCGGGTAAGGCTTGAATCGGACGACATGATCGATGCCGCAGTGGAAGCCCTTGCCAAAGACCCGAACATCATCTACGCCGAGCTCGAAGGTATAAACCGCAGCAAGTTTGTCCCCAACGACCCCATGGTCACCCAACAATATACTCATGCACGCATCCGCAGCTATGATGCCTGGGACTATATTCAGGGCTCACACAATGTCCTCATCGGCATCACGGATTCCGGCGTGAAATGGAACCATCCCGATCTCAGGGCAAATATCTGGATCAACCCTGCCGAATCTCCCGGAATGACCATCAATTGGGATGCCGGAACGATCACCGGTGGAAACGGAGTGGATGCCGGAGAAGGCGGAAACAAGATCGACGACCTCGTGGGCTGGGACTTTTATAATAACGACAACAACCCCATTCAGACTTATGTTCAAAACGACCACGGCACTCACGTTGCCGGGTGTGCGGCAGCGGTTGGAAACAACGCCATCGGCGTGGCGGGCACCTCCCCCATCGCTTCGATCCTTTCCTGCAAAGGCTCTTCAAACACTTCTCCCTCATCGGGAATCTCTTATGCCTACGACCAAGTGAAGTATTCCGCAGAGATTGGAGCACACATCATCAATGCCAGTTGGGGCGGCTCCGGAGGCGGTGCCTATCCCAATTCCATCGTCAACTATGCCACTGCTCTCGGCTCGCTTGTTATAGCCGCCGCGGGAAACAACAACACGGAACACACTGCCAGCTATCAGGATTATCCGGCAGATTGCACAAACGCTCTTTGCGTCGCCTCGACCGGACAAAATGACGTGAAATCCAACTTTTCAGATTTTGGCGCACCGATCGACATCTGTGCTCCCGGAGAGGGAATCCTTTCCACGATCATCAGCAACAACGGATATGATGCCTATGATGGTACTTCGATGGCGTCCCCAAATGTCTCCGGCGTCGCCGCATTGGTCAAAGCCATGCACCCCAATCTCACGCCCGCGCAGCTCATGCAGCGCTTGATGGCAACCGCGGATTATATCTACCACGTCAATCCAAATCACATGAATAAACTCGGCGCCGGCAGAGTCAACGCTTTCTCCGCCACCATGTTTGACAAGATTCCCTATATCACTATCGAAGACAAGTTATTGGAAGAAATATCCGGCGACGGGGACGGCGTCCCTAATCCAGGTGAAACAATTCGTCTCAAAGTTATGTTGAACAATTATCTCGATCCCCACACCGGGCTTTCTTGGCTTACCGCCCAAAACTTGGTGGCAACTCTGAGCACAAACTACCCAGGCGTCACCATCACCCAAAACACCGCAAGTTTTGGCTCTCTCTATGCCGGAAGCTCAATGTGGAACAACGGCAGTCCCTTCGTATTCCAGTCTGTGAGTAATCTGCCTTCAGAACCGATCCCCTTTGAACTGCTGCTCAGCGCCAATCAGAGCGCGGCTTTCCCCTATAACAAAACCATTCCCTTCACAGTGAACCTTTCGCTTGTGCAAGCCGGTTGGCCATTCAACGTTGGCGGAGCTTCAAGCTCCAGCCCCATAATCGTCAATCTGGATAGCGAGCCCAACCGAGAGATTGTCTTTGGCGATCAGGCAGGCAACATCCACGCTCTCAAGAAAGACGGCGTCACCCAAATGCCGGGATTCCCTTACAGTGCGGGTGCCGGAATCATCGGATCGCTTTCCATGAGCGATGTGGACAACGACGGCACTTATGATTTTGCCGCCAGCTTGCAAAACAACAACATCATCTGCCTCAAGCAAAACGGTCAGCTTTTGTGGAGCGTTCCCGCGGGCGGAACTTTGCGCAGCGGTCCCGTCATCGCTACTTTGAGCATGGGCGCTTCCCGTCAGGTCATTGCCGCCACGCAAAGCGGCAACCTGATCGTCATCAACAACAACGGCAGCTACTATCCAAACTTTCCCATGAGCGTTGGCGGAGCAGTTTTGGCTCCTCCGGCAATAGCTGATCTGAACGGCGACGGCAACCACGAAATCATCGTCATCACCCTCAACGGACAGCTTCACGCGGTTAGCAGCACCACCGGACAAAACATTGCAGGCTTCCCGGTGACCCTTTTAGGCGGATCACAAAACCCGATCACCATCGCCAATATCGATAGCGATCCGAATCCCGAAATCATCATCACCACCAGCACCGCCGGATTTGTCTATGCCATCAACCACGACGGCAGCACCCATTTTCAAAGAACCCTCGTCGGACAGATCAAAACCGGAGCCGTCATCGCCGACGTCGATAACAACGGCAGCAAGGAAATCATTGTGATCACCGCCGCCGGCAATGTTCATGTGATGAACGGCAGCGGAACGGACATCCCGGGCTCTCCGATTCTCGTGGGTCAGGCGGTGGAATGCACTCCCGTCGTGGCTCGCTTTGATGGTGATAACTATGCCGGAATCATCTTTGGAGATACCAACGGTAAGCTCCACAGCGTGCGCATCGATGGCACCGAATCCACCAATTTTCCCATCCACTTGGGTGGAAACATCAAGATCTCCGCTGCATTGGCAAACATCGACAACGATGGAGACTTTGACATCGTCATCCCCAACGACAGCGGATTCTATGTGATAGACATCAAACGCGCCGTTCAGGCTTACGAATGGTTCTGCTTTATGGGCACCTACAACCGCAGCGGAAACATCTATCAAGCCACGCCGAACAACGATAACCTCACTCCCGCCATCACCACCGAACTGAAAGCAAACTATCCAAACCCCTTCAACCCCAATACCACTATCGCCTTTAACCTCGACAAAAGCGCTCCCGTGATGATCGAAATCTTCAACCAAAAAGGACAGAAGATCAAGACCCTTGTCAATTCCGATTTCCCCACCGGCAATCACAGCATCGCCTGGAACGGAAAAGACGACAACGGCAACGGCGTCAGCAGCGGAATCTATTACTACCGCATGAAGAGCGGCAAGTTCTCCTCCACCCGCAAAA
This region of Candidatus Cloacimonadaceae bacterium genomic DNA includes:
- the recG gene encoding ATP-dependent DNA helicase RecG, whose amino-acid sequence is MDKAKQDFRHDLTVDVKFLKGIGEFRARQLGKLGIHSVADLMEHFPRDYISRRVNQSIFEMQAGERVALTATISWRDIRLTQKGKPILNIGISDGRSLLVCSWFSYPKAFEALFEPGRTIWVSGLLSDYNNQMQLLHPDFEMVDEREDDDFWKQREFLPVYPLSGDLTQKFFRKAIYLAFSLYADKIEENLPQHLIDKYSFTPRKAALQKMHFSSKPTEIETLRTRFAYEELFYSQILWARHRYFHGKESVGITFENKRELTSGLYNILPFKLTGAQKRVLREIFADMTSPKQMSRLLQGDVGSGKTIVVLFAMLLAVENGMQAALMAPTEILADQHYTTITTMLQNLPLKVALLKGGNYKGKSALKTELAEGNIDLLIGTHALIQSDVSFKQLGFVAVDEQHRFGVQQRAMLARKDAHPDLLYLSATPIPRSLSMTVYGDLEVSTIDEMPPNRKPVQTYIRSNNKIDLVYNETRKELAQGRQVYIVCPLIEESDKIDLLDAERLYKHISVKVFPEYKSALLHGRMPSQEKDRIMLEFKRGEHQILVSTTVIEVGMDVPNASVMIVEHAERFGLAQLHQLRGRVGRGAKQSWCYLIEHFPVGKIARERLSTLAGSTDGFVIAEKDLELRGPGEFFGTEQSGMPGFRFASLIRDQHILKLARNDAFEIISADPDLSSEANAEIKKLYALQYTEKEKLILY
- a CDS encoding S8 family serine peptidase, translated to MKKLTLFISLILALGILSALKFDADFFQSKTIIACFTKDAIGNDAGTIDFSLENSIVRTGISSFNELATMYRFTGLDQMHAYVKVPTWNDNGVYLQNLYRVRLESDDMIDAAVEALAKDPNIIYAELEGINRSKFVPNDPMVTQQYTHARIRSYDAWDYIQGSHNVLIGITDSGVKWNHPDLRANIWINPAESPGMTINWDAGTITGGNGVDAGEGGNKIDDLVGWDFYNNDNNPIQTYVQNDHGTHVAGCAAAVGNNAIGVAGTSPIASILSCKGSSNTSPSSGISYAYDQVKYSAEIGAHIINASWGGSGGGAYPNSIVNYATALGSLVIAAAGNNNTEHTASYQDYPADCTNALCVASTGQNDVKSNFSDFGAPIDICAPGEGILSTIISNNGYDAYDGTSMASPNVSGVAALVKAMHPNLTPAQLMQRLMATADYIYHVNPNHMNKLGAGRVNAFSATMFDKIPYITIEDKLLEEISGDGDGVPNPGETIRLKVMLNNYLDPHTGLSWLTAQNLVATLSTNYPGVTITQNTASFGSLYAGSSMWNNGSPFVFQSVSNLPSEPIPFELLLSANQSAAFPYNKTIPFTVNLSLVQAGWPFNVGGASSSSPIIVNLDSEPNREIVFGDQAGNIHALKKDGVTQMPGFPYSAGAGIIGSLSMSDVDNDGTYDFAASLQNNNIICLKQNGQLLWSVPAGGTLRSGPVIATLSMGASRQVIAATQSGNLIVINNNGSYYPNFPMSVGGAVLAPPAIADLNGDGNHEIIVITLNGQLHAVSSTTGQNIAGFPVTLLGGSQNPITIANIDSDPNPEIIITTSTAGFVYAINHDGSTHFQRTLVGQIKTGAVIADVDNNGSKEIIVITAAGNVHVMNGSGTDIPGSPILVGQAVECTPVVARFDGDNYAGIIFGDTNGKLHSVRIDGTESTNFPIHLGGNIKISAALANIDNDGDFDIVIPNDSGFYVIDIKRAVQAYEWFCFMGTYNRSGNIYQATPNNDNLTPAITTELKANYPNPFNPNTTIAFNLDKSAPVMIEIFNQKGQKIKTLVNSDFPTGNHSIAWNGKDDNGNGVSSGIYYYRMKSGKFSSTRKMVMMK